From Humibacter ginsenosidimutans, a single genomic window includes:
- a CDS encoding DUF4011 domain-containing protein: protein MDQITLHAKVGEALTVMAEALEPFIAKTIAARLDTSEVQWVAIIQKLDQDRGRGFGAYSVNDPSLQLRALTERLGPLGFPFDNVLPRVGKAYASELRQVRNLWAHNEPFTPQSAFRAVDTAFQLVDLIGAAAEAEKLGALKDEVLPVRPLDTPAQDASVSNGMPQPGASSKPESVSAPSGAQVEVSEGASDIGVEPAHEESAPARPAESARIEIAAKDFLSYAMAHARIGVVDEIVIENLGGEARAATVEVDVVSEIGSLGGPKVLIADLADSVERERRTTTLHDVDLVLDPARMLMVETQQRGQIRVTARDASGKVLGTAAHEVRILAHNQWIANPVQLGLEMLAAHVQPNATVVEELVRDASDRLKASTGSSALDAYQSGSPERVDAIVAAVYDAMRARDIRYAEPPASWGTEGQKVRTPEEVLVGRLGTCLDTTVVLAAALEQVGINPTLWVADGHAFLGYWRTDGSLGETATTTVDDAVNRVELGQLGVLETTMVCGGSESAPFETARRAPVPSFIELGGDRLVGVVDVRQARESHIFPLPSRTVDADGNVTVTTYAAAQRAAIQPYHYTGVTHGSATTSVPPRVTQWKNSLLDLSLRNKLINYTDRSGYSLAVPSKAIAHFEDQINAAVPITLLPSDRVQEIDRARGIRFARDLHEDARAQQLAEKREAHIEVTEASYTSKLRYLAYKAKTIVEETGANNLYLAFGMLHWRAGDRDVRSPLVLVPVTLKNPSRSAWYKLAIDEAGTSTPNYCLVERLRTEHHLEIPELMNPSEDASGIDLAATFSAVRAAIVRAGLPFRVEETVDLAILQFAKFRLWKDLDDNWESLASNPLVKHLIETPTQLFADPVSEAADLDLDALGSELPVPADSSQIEAVAAAVGGNTFVLEGPPGTGKSQTITNLLARALATGKRVLFVAEKRAALNVVKQRLEAAGLGAFSLDLHDKGARPAAVRAQIKTALELRAGADTDSLTANREVASASRRALARYAERLHEPNSVGHSLYGARTTLLAADSSVPELEIPSVFVASAGDDAVQELRRALRELPATADLARPSRRHPWGFVDGGSDLTVEPRVLLSSAVAFDAALEQALAAGLDLDALERATSGDGSGLADWVTLTGAPRFELTALDAIAPPAWQAFLSEKLTELDVFAVAPTWASTVRPEVLGRDVAAIHAEAISADDSGFFGRKKRRRAVLERIADLLLVEQKTIDLKTLSALTGALAESQRAIAAYVASAQQVPSVGIAAAFNPYLPGEADALRTRLGWLAWLTRAIGIPAPAAQPQPSQIAAPPGQVAESDRPLKTEHVVDLRRYYTATQSGALAKELHALADARSRLAPVLYGGEALVWSAGVPLHMWRETRTARSLGDAMQLTRWLDFVHALEPLRAAGLGRAREALLWGEVPAEDAVLALDKGIAQASVEERGVASGLADFDSLAHLKTIDRFTGSSAAVRSELPRAIPAEVLGHRTFNADAINGQIGLLRRQLDRQRGGMSVRALLDNFGDLITQLMPCTLMSPESVARFFPARQDVFDLVVFDEASQIRVADAIGAMGRARSVVVVGDSKQMPPTSFAEASGGVDDDDEAPDAVVDEESILSECAKAGVPSKWLSWHYRSQDESLILFSNQHYYESRLSSFPAPLHERATATHDGHGISLVRVDGVFERSGRGKLLRTNQVEARAIVDDVRRRFEASADVTPSVGIITFNAQQRDLIENLLRDSGVERIVRALDEPDGLFVKNLENVQGDERDCILFSVAFSANEKSVVPLNFGPLSRAGGERRLNVAITRARRQVVLYSSFDPKELRTGETASIGLKHLRAYLELAQRGADSVAGDGGRRAAIDRHRDEIADELRMRGFAVATDVGLSEFRVDISIATADAPNQPLVAVLLDGPAWRARRTVADRDGLPLDVLQGIMRWPDVERVWLPEWLAARETVLENLERAVERAQHAGTAAAAVPAQPAGFAVDPWLAPNGARNDETDGVEALVAAPSFSTLSSLGQNGASGGSALSDTSAHALASAHPMESAVASGPADYYAGNSLVIDFDPWAPGSLGTVDVLDELPRVHASARVQLAIRDAVAAEGPVHPERLVRMVAGAFGLGRVNEARARSILRCVPAEFRPRSGEEFLWPEETDPDVWHLVRRVRAGEQRSIDYVSLVEIANAMRIAADLSGGMDDASLKREALGLFGGRRITESIGARLDDAVRFAVSSGRIERLANGVLVGARRS, encoded by the coding sequence GTGGATCAGATCACCCTGCACGCCAAGGTCGGTGAGGCGCTGACCGTGATGGCTGAAGCGCTGGAGCCGTTCATCGCGAAGACGATTGCTGCGCGACTGGACACCTCCGAAGTGCAGTGGGTGGCCATCATTCAGAAGCTCGACCAAGACCGCGGGCGGGGTTTCGGTGCGTACTCGGTGAACGATCCCTCGCTGCAGCTCCGGGCGCTCACCGAGCGGCTCGGTCCCCTCGGCTTCCCGTTCGACAATGTGCTTCCGCGCGTCGGGAAGGCGTACGCGAGCGAGCTGCGCCAGGTGCGCAACCTTTGGGCGCACAACGAGCCGTTCACGCCCCAGTCGGCGTTTCGTGCGGTTGATACAGCATTCCAGCTCGTTGACCTCATCGGTGCCGCGGCCGAGGCCGAGAAGCTGGGTGCTCTCAAAGACGAAGTGCTGCCGGTACGCCCGCTGGACACACCCGCACAAGACGCGTCGGTGAGCAACGGGATGCCACAGCCTGGAGCTTCATCGAAGCCTGAATCCGTCTCAGCCCCTTCGGGCGCCCAGGTCGAAGTGTCAGAGGGCGCTTCGGACATTGGCGTTGAACCGGCCCACGAGGAATCTGCGCCGGCTCGACCAGCAGAATCCGCACGCATCGAGATCGCCGCGAAAGACTTCCTGAGCTACGCCATGGCGCACGCTCGCATCGGGGTGGTCGACGAGATTGTCATCGAGAACCTGGGAGGCGAGGCACGGGCCGCGACCGTCGAGGTCGACGTGGTGAGCGAGATCGGGTCCCTCGGCGGGCCGAAAGTGTTGATCGCGGACCTCGCCGACAGCGTCGAGCGGGAGCGCCGCACGACCACCCTGCACGATGTCGACCTCGTGCTCGACCCGGCGCGGATGCTCATGGTCGAGACACAGCAGCGCGGCCAGATCCGCGTGACCGCGCGTGATGCATCCGGAAAGGTGCTTGGAACGGCAGCGCACGAGGTCCGGATCCTGGCGCACAACCAGTGGATCGCTAATCCGGTGCAGCTCGGCCTTGAAATGCTGGCTGCGCACGTGCAGCCAAACGCGACTGTCGTCGAGGAGCTGGTGCGCGACGCGTCCGACCGGCTGAAGGCATCCACTGGCTCGAGTGCGCTCGACGCCTATCAGTCCGGTTCGCCGGAACGCGTCGATGCGATCGTTGCGGCGGTCTATGACGCGATGCGAGCACGAGACATTCGCTACGCCGAGCCGCCCGCCAGCTGGGGCACTGAAGGGCAGAAGGTCCGCACGCCCGAGGAGGTGCTCGTCGGCAGGCTGGGAACGTGCCTCGACACGACCGTGGTGCTTGCAGCGGCGCTCGAGCAAGTGGGCATCAACCCGACGCTGTGGGTAGCTGACGGCCATGCGTTCCTCGGATACTGGCGCACGGATGGGTCCCTCGGCGAGACAGCGACCACCACCGTCGATGACGCAGTGAATCGCGTTGAGCTCGGCCAGCTGGGTGTGCTGGAGACCACGATGGTGTGCGGGGGATCGGAGTCCGCGCCGTTCGAGACCGCCCGCCGCGCGCCGGTCCCGTCGTTCATCGAGCTCGGCGGCGATCGGCTGGTGGGTGTGGTGGACGTCCGTCAGGCGCGTGAATCCCACATCTTCCCCTTGCCCAGCCGCACCGTGGATGCCGACGGCAACGTCACAGTGACGACCTACGCAGCCGCGCAGCGCGCCGCCATTCAGCCATACCACTACACGGGTGTGACGCACGGATCCGCGACGACGTCGGTGCCGCCGCGCGTCACGCAGTGGAAGAACTCGCTGCTCGATCTCAGCCTGCGCAACAAGCTCATCAACTACACCGATCGATCGGGATACTCACTCGCGGTGCCGTCGAAAGCGATCGCGCACTTCGAGGATCAGATCAACGCTGCCGTGCCGATCACTCTGCTGCCCTCGGACCGCGTGCAGGAGATCGATCGGGCTCGGGGCATCCGCTTCGCCCGTGACCTGCACGAGGACGCTCGTGCTCAGCAGCTCGCGGAGAAGCGTGAGGCGCACATCGAGGTCACCGAAGCCTCGTACACGAGCAAGCTGCGGTACCTCGCCTACAAGGCGAAAACGATCGTCGAGGAGACCGGCGCCAACAACCTCTATCTTGCGTTCGGGATGCTGCACTGGCGAGCCGGTGATCGCGACGTGCGCTCGCCACTCGTGCTTGTGCCCGTCACGCTGAAAAACCCCAGCCGCAGTGCCTGGTACAAGCTCGCGATCGACGAGGCCGGGACATCCACGCCGAACTACTGCCTCGTCGAACGGCTGCGCACCGAGCACCACCTCGAGATTCCTGAGCTGATGAATCCCAGCGAGGATGCCTCCGGCATCGATCTCGCAGCGACCTTCAGCGCGGTGCGGGCCGCGATCGTCAGGGCCGGGCTGCCGTTCCGCGTGGAGGAGACGGTCGACCTCGCGATCCTTCAGTTCGCGAAGTTTCGGCTCTGGAAAGACCTCGACGACAACTGGGAGTCGCTGGCCAGCAATCCGCTCGTGAAGCACCTCATCGAGACCCCGACGCAACTATTCGCGGACCCGGTCTCTGAAGCTGCCGATCTCGACCTGGACGCGCTCGGATCCGAACTGCCCGTGCCCGCGGACTCGTCCCAGATCGAGGCGGTCGCCGCGGCAGTGGGTGGCAACACTTTTGTTCTCGAGGGACCTCCAGGCACCGGGAAGTCCCAGACCATCACCAACCTTCTCGCCCGGGCGCTCGCCACAGGAAAGCGTGTGCTGTTCGTGGCCGAGAAGCGGGCGGCACTCAACGTCGTGAAGCAGCGGCTGGAAGCCGCGGGGCTCGGTGCGTTCTCGCTCGACCTGCACGACAAAGGCGCGCGTCCGGCTGCGGTTCGCGCGCAGATCAAGACTGCGCTCGAGCTGCGTGCGGGGGCGGACACCGACAGCCTCACCGCGAATCGAGAGGTGGCATCTGCCAGCCGCCGGGCCCTCGCGCGTTACGCGGAACGGCTTCATGAGCCCAACTCCGTCGGCCACTCGCTCTACGGCGCACGCACGACCCTCCTCGCTGCGGATTCCTCGGTGCCGGAACTGGAGATCCCGTCTGTCTTCGTGGCGTCAGCCGGCGATGACGCTGTGCAGGAACTGCGGCGTGCTCTGCGTGAACTGCCGGCGACAGCCGATCTCGCCAGACCGAGCAGGCGGCATCCGTGGGGCTTCGTCGACGGAGGGTCCGACCTGACCGTCGAGCCGCGGGTGCTGTTGTCGTCAGCAGTCGCGTTCGACGCTGCACTCGAGCAGGCACTTGCGGCCGGACTCGACCTCGACGCACTGGAGCGCGCGACATCTGGCGACGGCTCCGGCCTCGCTGACTGGGTCACCTTGACCGGCGCTCCTCGGTTCGAGCTCACGGCACTCGACGCGATCGCGCCGCCCGCGTGGCAGGCGTTCCTTTCCGAGAAACTGACGGAACTCGACGTATTCGCTGTGGCGCCCACATGGGCGTCGACGGTGCGGCCGGAGGTGCTCGGGCGGGACGTCGCTGCCATTCATGCCGAGGCGATCTCCGCCGACGATTCCGGCTTCTTCGGCCGCAAGAAACGTCGTCGCGCCGTGCTGGAGCGAATCGCCGACCTCCTGCTCGTCGAGCAGAAAACGATCGATCTGAAGACCCTGTCGGCGTTGACGGGCGCGCTCGCCGAATCCCAGCGTGCCATCGCGGCTTACGTGGCGTCGGCGCAACAGGTGCCGTCCGTGGGTATTGCAGCCGCATTCAATCCGTATCTTCCAGGCGAGGCGGATGCCCTTCGCACCCGCCTCGGTTGGCTCGCCTGGTTGACGCGAGCGATCGGCATTCCCGCGCCAGCCGCCCAGCCGCAACCGAGCCAGATCGCCGCTCCTCCGGGCCAGGTGGCAGAGTCCGACCGGCCGCTGAAAACCGAGCACGTCGTCGACCTTCGCCGCTACTACACGGCGACCCAGTCCGGCGCTCTGGCGAAAGAGCTGCACGCATTGGCGGATGCCCGTTCGCGTCTTGCTCCCGTTCTGTACGGTGGGGAGGCGCTCGTCTGGTCAGCCGGTGTGCCGCTGCACATGTGGCGCGAGACGCGTACGGCGCGCTCACTCGGTGATGCCATGCAACTCACCCGTTGGCTGGACTTCGTGCACGCGCTCGAACCTTTGCGCGCCGCGGGACTCGGGCGAGCACGCGAGGCCCTTCTCTGGGGCGAAGTTCCCGCCGAGGATGCGGTGCTCGCGTTGGACAAGGGGATCGCGCAGGCATCCGTCGAGGAGCGCGGCGTGGCCAGCGGTCTTGCCGATTTCGATTCTCTTGCGCACCTCAAGACGATCGACCGGTTCACCGGGAGCTCTGCCGCAGTGCGTTCGGAGTTGCCCCGCGCCATCCCCGCGGAGGTGCTCGGTCATCGCACGTTCAACGCGGACGCGATCAACGGCCAGATCGGCCTGTTGCGTCGCCAGCTGGATCGCCAACGCGGCGGCATGAGCGTGCGCGCCCTACTGGACAACTTCGGAGATCTCATCACGCAACTCATGCCGTGCACGCTGATGAGCCCCGAATCGGTTGCGCGATTCTTTCCCGCTCGCCAGGATGTGTTCGATCTGGTCGTGTTCGACGAGGCATCGCAGATCAGAGTGGCGGATGCCATCGGCGCCATGGGGCGCGCCCGGTCCGTGGTCGTCGTCGGTGACAGCAAACAGATGCCACCGACCAGCTTCGCCGAAGCATCCGGCGGCGTCGATGACGACGACGAGGCACCGGACGCCGTGGTCGATGAGGAGTCGATCCTTTCCGAGTGTGCAAAGGCGGGAGTGCCGAGCAAGTGGCTGTCATGGCACTACCGCAGTCAGGACGAGTCGCTGATCCTGTTCAGCAACCAGCACTATTACGAGAGCCGGCTGTCGTCGTTCCCAGCGCCTCTGCACGAACGGGCGACCGCGACCCACGACGGACATGGGATATCGCTCGTCCGCGTCGATGGGGTTTTCGAGCGGTCGGGTCGCGGCAAGCTGCTGCGTACCAACCAGGTCGAGGCACGCGCGATCGTGGACGACGTGCGGCGCAGATTCGAGGCATCCGCCGACGTCACGCCCTCCGTCGGCATCATCACGTTCAACGCGCAGCAGCGCGATCTCATCGAGAATCTGCTGCGCGACAGCGGTGTGGAACGCATCGTGAGGGCGCTCGACGAGCCGGATGGCCTGTTCGTGAAGAACCTGGAGAACGTGCAGGGAGACGAGCGCGACTGCATCCTCTTCTCCGTTGCTTTCAGCGCGAACGAGAAGAGCGTCGTGCCCCTGAACTTCGGTCCTCTGTCGAGGGCGGGTGGCGAACGAAGGCTTAACGTCGCGATCACTCGCGCCCGTCGCCAGGTGGTGCTCTATTCGAGCTTCGATCCGAAGGAGTTGCGCACAGGCGAGACCGCTTCGATCGGGCTCAAGCACTTGCGTGCCTACCTTGAGCTCGCCCAACGCGGCGCCGATTCCGTCGCAGGCGACGGCGGGCGGCGGGCCGCCATCGATCGGCACCGTGACGAGATCGCCGATGAACTGCGGATGCGCGGTTTCGCCGTCGCGACGGACGTCGGCCTCTCCGAGTTCCGGGTCGACATCAGCATCGCGACGGCGGATGCCCCGAACCAGCCGCTCGTCGCCGTGCTGCTGGACGGGCCTGCCTGGCGTGCCCGCCGCACGGTCGCGGATCGAGACGGGTTGCCGCTCGACGTGCTGCAGGGAATCATGCGTTGGCCGGACGTGGAACGAGTCTGGCTCCCGGAGTGGCTGGCGGCACGCGAGACGGTGCTCGAAAACCTGGAACGCGCGGTAGAGCGCGCGCAACACGCGGGCACCGCCGCAGCCGCCGTACCAGCGCAACCCGCTGGCTTCGCGGTCGATCCGTGGCTCGCGCCGAATGGGGCGCGCAACGACGAAACCGATGGGGTCGAGGCGCTCGTGGCGGCTCCGTCGTTCTCGACGCTGTCCTCGCTAGGCCAAAACGGCGCGTCGGGCGGTTCCGCGCTCAGCGATACTTCAGCGCACGCCCTGGCGTCTGCGCATCCGATGGAATCGGCCGTGGCAAGCGGACCGGCGGATTACTACGCAGGCAACTCGCTGGTGATTGACTTCGACCCTTGGGCTCCCGGTTCTCTGGGCACGGTCGATGTTCTCGACGAGTTGCCGCGCGTGCACGCGAGTGCACGCGTTCAGCTCGCCATTCGGGATGCAGTCGCAGCCGAAGGTCCGGTGCATCCGGAACGGCTGGTGCGCATGGTTGCCGGAGCCTTCGGGTTGGGCAGGGTCAACGAAGCGAGGGCCAGGTCGATTCTGCGCTGCGTTCCCGCTGAGTTCCGGCCCCGTTCGGGAGAGGAATTCCTGTGGCCAGAGGAGACCGACCCCGACGTTTGGCACCTGGTTCGTCGAGTGCGCGCGGGCGAGCAGCGGTCGATCGATTATGTTTCGCTCGTAGAGATCGCCAACGCGATGCGCATCGCCGCCGACCTGAGCGGAGGCATGGACGACGCATCGCTCAAGCGCGAGGCTCTGGGACTCTTCGGAGGGCGGCGGATCACCGAGTCGATCGGTGCGCGCCTGGACGACGCGGTTCGCTTCGCGGTGAGCAGCGGACGCATTGAGCGGCTTGCGAACGGAGTGCTGGTTGGGGCACGGCGGAGTTGA
- a CDS encoding FRG domain-containing protein: MATYDAGELFGPWEKTISGWDGLLDEIKFISNVYPGNSFVWRGQSDAAWGLKSSLYRSLETELGSPPSEEQLIAAERKLLRLARIDWRLDGIPALQLFARLQHVGAPTRLLDVTANPLIAAWFAVSGSGATDDKDARLFAFVNNRRPLQLNSSWNTNTPRWHQLHTDEHRRAVGWGTGLGRKIWRPPALHNRIPAQNAAFIVDGIPLDTAETGRVVPDEPSRWTVERLRKYISVPLKLSRPREGRLPKENAPVFTYRILSSGRKEIRHELEERFGFRFATIYADIEGLAQYMRETNWLGEL; encoded by the coding sequence ATGGCCACGTACGACGCCGGCGAGCTCTTCGGCCCGTGGGAAAAGACCATCAGCGGCTGGGACGGGTTGCTTGACGAGATCAAGTTCATTTCGAACGTCTACCCAGGCAACTCGTTCGTCTGGCGCGGGCAGTCAGATGCGGCCTGGGGCCTGAAGAGTTCTCTGTATCGCTCGCTCGAGACGGAACTCGGATCCCCACCTTCCGAAGAGCAACTCATCGCGGCCGAACGCAAGCTCCTTCGGCTGGCACGCATCGACTGGCGGCTCGACGGCATCCCCGCGCTCCAACTCTTCGCACGGCTGCAGCACGTCGGCGCGCCGACGCGTCTGCTCGACGTGACAGCCAATCCGTTGATCGCGGCCTGGTTCGCCGTGTCCGGCAGCGGTGCAACAGATGACAAAGATGCCCGGCTGTTCGCCTTCGTGAACAACCGGCGGCCGCTGCAACTCAACAGTTCGTGGAACACGAACACGCCGCGTTGGCATCAGCTCCATACCGACGAGCATCGCCGTGCAGTCGGCTGGGGAACCGGACTCGGACGCAAGATCTGGCGTCCGCCGGCCCTGCATAATCGGATACCCGCCCAGAACGCAGCATTCATCGTGGATGGGATCCCGCTCGACACCGCTGAAACAGGGCGGGTTGTTCCGGACGAGCCGTCACGGTGGACCGTGGAGCGGCTCCGCAAATACATCTCCGTTCCGTTGAAGCTCTCAAGGCCCCGGGAGGGTCGACTTCCCAAAGAGAATGCGCCGGTCTTCACGTACCGCATCCTGAGCAGCGGCAGGAAGGAGATCCGCCACGAACTCGAGGAGAGGTTCGGCTTCAGATTCGCCACGATCTACGCGGATATCGAAGGCCTCGCTCAGTACATGCGTGAAACGAACTGGCTCGGCGAGCTCTGA
- a CDS encoding ADP-ribosylglycohydrolase family protein → MAVPILDALARGERLDDAEVLGAIVREWRAWSKTAKDVGIQTRRLLTSLSPDATEHDSLRAARAVHEATGRSGGNGSLMRTGPVALGFLGGDAPQSRRALSVAARRLSDLTHYEQDAGDACVIWSLAIRHAILSGEYDVRSGIEVLPEARRARWHQLLDVAESNAPRDIPGSNGWVVAALQAAWSAIVRGEGLLDTLERAVRCGHDTDTVAAIAGSLAGAKWGASALPWSLRRHLHGWPRINGDELVRRAALAARGGHPDDDGWPSADRFSPTPLHAPVRHPFDDGVWLGALDGLDHLPEGVDAVVSLCRTGRAQTPGFVQPENRDAVWLIDRPGRNADPEFVLADTADAIATLRAESRVVYVHCYEARSRTPSVAAAYAVRHRGIDPDAAFDAIARVLLTSDPKEFLVDAVRRLGGPTFAG, encoded by the coding sequence ATGGCTGTGCCGATCCTCGATGCCTTGGCGCGCGGCGAACGCCTCGATGATGCAGAAGTGCTCGGCGCCATCGTGCGCGAGTGGCGCGCCTGGTCGAAGACCGCAAAGGACGTCGGTATCCAGACCCGACGTCTTCTCACCTCGTTGAGCCCTGACGCCACCGAGCACGACTCCCTCCGCGCCGCACGTGCCGTGCATGAGGCGACGGGCAGGTCGGGAGGCAACGGCTCCCTGATGCGCACTGGCCCGGTCGCGCTCGGATTCCTCGGCGGTGACGCTCCTCAGAGTCGGCGCGCGCTGTCTGTCGCCGCGCGTCGACTCAGCGACCTCACGCACTACGAGCAGGATGCCGGCGACGCGTGCGTCATCTGGTCCCTCGCCATCCGTCACGCGATCCTGTCCGGTGAGTACGACGTGCGCAGCGGCATCGAGGTGCTGCCCGAGGCCCGGCGTGCGCGCTGGCACCAGCTGCTCGATGTGGCGGAGTCGAACGCGCCAAGGGACATCCCCGGCTCGAACGGCTGGGTCGTCGCGGCACTGCAGGCCGCCTGGTCCGCGATCGTGCGCGGTGAGGGCCTGCTCGACACGCTCGAGCGCGCCGTGCGCTGCGGTCACGACACGGACACCGTCGCCGCCATCGCCGGCTCCCTCGCCGGTGCGAAGTGGGGTGCATCCGCTCTCCCCTGGTCGCTGCGCCGCCATCTGCACGGCTGGCCCCGCATCAACGGAGACGAGCTCGTTCGCCGTGCCGCACTCGCTGCGCGCGGCGGGCATCCGGATGACGACGGCTGGCCCTCGGCAGACCGTTTCAGCCCGACTCCCCTGCATGCGCCGGTGCGGCATCCATTCGATGACGGGGTGTGGCTCGGCGCGCTCGACGGTCTCGACCACCTGCCCGAGGGTGTGGATGCCGTCGTGTCGCTGTGCCGCACCGGCCGCGCCCAGACGCCCGGCTTCGTTCAGCCGGAGAACCGCGACGCCGTCTGGCTCATCGACCGGCCCGGCAGAAACGCGGACCCCGAGTTCGTGCTGGCGGACACCGCGGATGCCATCGCAACCCTTCGCGCTGAGAGTCGCGTCGTCTACGTCCACTGCTATGAGGCTCGCAGCCGTACGCCCTCTGTCGCGGCGGCATACGCCGTGCGACACCGCGGAATCGACCCGGATGCCGCGTTCGACGCCATCGCACGAGTACTGCTGACCTCGGACCCGAAGGAGTTCTTGGTCGATGCGGTGCGGCGGCTCGGCGGTCCCACCTTCGCGGGATAG
- a CDS encoding NUDIX hydrolase: MAHTDGAQRSLESYPRPSVAIDVAILTLHEGELSVLLVADPRSPRGVEDWRLPGTFLHPGERLADAVRRTLREKAGVSGIRPRQLHVFDAPDRDGRGWVLSVAHYDAIPSGKLAGAANTRIVPTAHLPELHYDHAAIVEFAVDAVRSAYRREADPMGLLRHPFTLRQLRRLHETVLGERLLPDTFRRAMLPRLVATGESFVGGRGRPAELYVRE; encoded by the coding sequence ATGGCTCACACCGATGGCGCCCAACGCTCGCTCGAGTCGTACCCGCGACCGTCGGTGGCGATCGATGTCGCGATCTTGACGCTTCATGAGGGCGAGTTGAGCGTGCTGCTGGTCGCCGACCCTCGCTCACCTCGAGGGGTCGAAGACTGGCGGCTGCCTGGAACGTTCCTCCACCCCGGCGAGCGGCTGGCGGATGCCGTTCGGCGCACGTTGCGCGAGAAGGCCGGTGTGTCAGGCATCCGCCCGCGACAGTTGCACGTGTTCGACGCGCCAGATCGTGATGGTCGTGGGTGGGTGTTGAGCGTCGCGCATTATGACGCGATCCCGAGCGGCAAGCTGGCCGGGGCCGCGAACACCCGCATTGTTCCGACCGCGCACCTCCCGGAGCTGCACTACGACCACGCGGCAATCGTGGAGTTCGCGGTGGACGCAGTGCGCAGCGCCTATCGACGTGAGGCAGACCCGATGGGCCTCCTGCGGCATCCGTTCACACTTCGACAACTGCGCAGACTGCACGAGACCGTGCTCGGCGAACGTCTGCTGCCCGACACCTTTCGCCGCGCCATGCTGCCGCGGCTGGTCGCAACGGGCGAGTCATTCGTCGGCGGACGCGGGAGGCCTGCGGAGCTGTACGTGAGGGAGTGA
- a CDS encoding GntR family transcriptional regulator, with translation MGPVWRDMLADVLTIDPSLPTPLFEQLRDQLIAQITSGELAPGDKLPSVRQLAEDLELAPNTVARTYKELEASGYVVTRGRNGTVVAEDLAGSETHRQVAALTDDYLAAMAKLGFSTERAVAYLQRRTGR, from the coding sequence ATGGGTCCAGTGTGGCGTGACATGCTGGCAGACGTGCTGACCATCGACCCGTCACTGCCGACGCCGCTCTTCGAGCAGCTGCGCGACCAGCTCATCGCGCAGATCACCTCGGGCGAGCTCGCGCCGGGCGACAAGCTTCCCTCGGTGCGGCAACTGGCCGAGGATCTCGAGCTCGCGCCGAACACCGTCGCCCGCACCTACAAGGAGTTGGAGGCGTCCGGGTACGTGGTGACGCGGGGGCGGAACGGGACCGTGGTCGCGGAAGACCTTGCGGGCAGCGAGACCCATCGGCAGGTCGCGGCGCTCACCGATGACTACTTGGCGGCAATGGCGAAGCTCGGGTTCAGCACCGAACGAGCGGTCGCATACCTTCAGCGGAGAACGGGACGCTAA
- a CDS encoding (deoxy)nucleoside triphosphate pyrophosphohydrolase produces the protein MPATIHVVAAVITRGDGILACRRNADREAGGLWEFPGGKAEAGESSAEALVREICEELGVGIHVGGLLHRGTTEVNGRLVDLECRWATLVDAAPVSSTDHDGIRWFRRDELRDVDWPEPDQPTVELLIEGAQPPVG, from the coding sequence ATGCCCGCCACCATCCACGTCGTCGCCGCCGTCATCACGCGCGGCGACGGCATCCTCGCCTGCCGCCGCAACGCGGACCGCGAGGCGGGCGGGCTGTGGGAGTTCCCCGGCGGCAAGGCCGAAGCGGGGGAGTCGTCGGCCGAGGCGCTGGTTCGGGAGATTTGCGAGGAGCTCGGGGTGGGCATCCATGTCGGCGGCCTGCTGCATCGCGGAACCACCGAGGTCAACGGGCGGCTCGTCGACCTCGAGTGCCGCTGGGCGACGCTGGTGGATGCCGCGCCCGTCTCGAGCACGGACCATGACGGCATCCGCTGGTTCCGTCGCGACGAGCTGCGCGACGTCGATTGGCCGGAGCCTGATCAGCCCACCGTCGAGCTGCTGATAGAGGGTGCGCAGCCACCCGTTGGTTGA